A single region of the Mesotoga sp. BH458_6_3_2_1 genome encodes:
- a CDS encoding PolC-type DNA polymerase III: MKKIYLVIDTETTGSSPLGGDRILEIAAIPIYGNKILQNLSFQSLVNPLVLIPAQITGIHGLKNEDVSEEPTMAEVFPRFRDYVGGATIVGHNIVNDMTFFDIASKETGVLPLTNNYIDTISIAHEVFSEGPYSLKSIAGRLKIRDVPTHRAMDDARVTAKVFLALARRLGGISEMIKYEKKWRG, from the coding sequence ATGAAAAAGATCTACTTAGTCATTGACACAGAGACCACGGGATCGAGTCCACTTGGAGGAGACAGAATACTCGAAATAGCGGCGATTCCAATATATGGGAATAAGATCTTGCAAAATTTGTCGTTCCAATCTCTTGTGAACCCGCTAGTCCTGATTCCGGCGCAGATTACCGGGATACATGGACTGAAGAATGAAGATGTCTCTGAAGAACCGACGATGGCCGAGGTTTTTCCGAGATTTCGTGACTACGTTGGTGGAGCGACTATCGTGGGTCATAATATCGTAAACGACATGACCTTCTTCGATATCGCTTCAAAGGAAACCGGAGTGCTTCCGCTGACCAACAACTATATTGATACTATTAGCATAGCACACGAGGTTTTTTCAGAGGGACCGTACAGCCTGAAGAGTATAGCCGGCAGGCTGAAGATTAGAGATGTACCCACTCACAGGGCGATGGACGATGCCAGAGTGACTGCAAAGGTTTTCCTGGCACTCGCGAGACGGCTTGGAGGTATTTCCGAGATGATCAAATACGAGAAGAAGTGGAGGGGTTAG